The Fructilactobacillus myrtifloralis genome contains a region encoding:
- a CDS encoding FAD/NAD(P)-binding protein: MNIGLIGAGPRGILILANLQQHCSADQPLHVDWFDPAPIGGAVWDPNQDPTLIMNSPAQLVTLYNDYDHEKLSGPTFYQWTQSAAAQPFLQQQRFNPELATRATTLQPNDYAPRALFGAYAQWVTEQLLAKLPAGLTVTYHQTAVTNLTSQSAGYLVHTATATYPADQIVLSTGNTPNQLGPAETALADYGTNHGLLYLGPDLPDQADLTAVQPQQPVIIRGLGLSFFDYVTKLTTGRGGYFTETSAHQLEYHPSGQEPQIIAGSRRGVPYYPKTINQDQVGETHPHYFLTPANIDQHLVNGHLPGAVFLELLQAEIELRYYQILLANQGQSEKALNDFTTGFVAASDRAQFVQSAGIPAAERWNWDTILNPVAGTKIETTHTYQQTLLKWMDQIMTDAQRGSHHAPITGALTLVIELRPLLQQLVITGKFPPDDYVHDFLGRFVPSSSFLTAGPPLLRYRQLAALIKAQIVTIVGPQLRIVGAQQQFNAFSHFYPKELFHAPALLEARVPNQNLERTASPLLENLRQQGLVRPATLPLKTGQLYQSGAVDVDLATYQARQSDGRLVPGLFIWGLPLSGLEWMTTALPHPSANDHNFAVANLITEQLLAPQ; the protein is encoded by the coding sequence ATGAACATTGGATTAATTGGGGCGGGCCCCCGGGGCATCCTAATCCTTGCGAACTTGCAGCAACACTGCTCCGCGGACCAGCCTCTTCACGTCGACTGGTTTGATCCGGCCCCCATCGGTGGCGCCGTGTGGGATCCAAACCAAGACCCCACCCTCATCATGAATTCACCGGCTCAACTAGTGACCCTGTATAACGATTACGACCACGAAAAACTCAGTGGTCCCACCTTTTACCAGTGGACCCAATCTGCAGCTGCCCAACCGTTCTTGCAGCAACAGCGCTTCAACCCGGAGCTGGCTACCAGGGCCACCACCTTACAACCCAACGACTATGCGCCGCGCGCCCTCTTTGGTGCTTACGCCCAGTGGGTCACGGAGCAGCTCCTCGCTAAGCTCCCGGCGGGCTTAACCGTCACTTACCACCAAACCGCAGTCACCAACCTTACTAGCCAATCCGCCGGCTATCTGGTTCACACTGCTACTGCAACGTATCCGGCCGACCAAATCGTTTTGAGTACGGGCAACACGCCCAATCAACTAGGCCCAGCAGAGACTGCCTTAGCCGACTATGGGACTAACCACGGACTCCTGTACCTTGGTCCCGATCTGCCAGACCAGGCAGACTTAACGGCCGTTCAACCACAACAACCGGTCATCATCCGGGGGCTCGGCCTCTCCTTCTTTGACTACGTCACCAAGCTCACCACGGGTCGGGGTGGCTACTTTACAGAAACCAGCGCGCACCAGCTGGAATACCATCCGAGTGGCCAAGAACCCCAGATTATCGCCGGGTCCCGGCGGGGCGTTCCTTACTACCCCAAAACGATTAATCAGGACCAAGTGGGCGAAACCCATCCGCACTATTTTCTTACCCCGGCTAACATCGACCAGCACCTGGTTAACGGGCATCTGCCGGGCGCCGTTTTTTTGGAACTGTTGCAAGCAGAAATTGAACTGCGCTACTACCAAATTCTGCTCGCCAATCAGGGCCAGTCGGAGAAGGCACTTAATGACTTCACAACCGGCTTTGTAGCAGCCTCGGACCGCGCGCAGTTCGTGCAAAGTGCGGGGATTCCCGCAGCTGAGCGGTGGAACTGGGACACCATTTTAAATCCCGTGGCGGGCACCAAGATTGAAACAACGCATACGTACCAGCAGACCCTCCTAAAGTGGATGGATCAGATCATGACTGATGCCCAACGGGGTTCACACCACGCTCCCATCACGGGCGCACTCACGTTAGTCATTGAACTGCGGCCCCTGCTCCAACAGCTGGTGATTACGGGAAAGTTCCCGCCGGATGACTACGTCCACGACTTTTTGGGACGGTTCGTGCCCAGCAGTAGTTTTCTAACTGCCGGGCCGCCCTTACTGCGTTACCGCCAACTCGCGGCCCTGATTAAGGCGCAAATTGTTACCATCGTGGGTCCCCAACTCCGCATTGTCGGCGCTCAGCAGCAGTTTAACGCCTTCTCGCACTTCTACCCCAAAGAGCTCTTTCATGCCCCAGCACTCCTCGAAGCGCGGGTCCCTAACCAAAACCTGGAGCGGACCGCCAGTCCCCTGCTGGAAAACCTCCGCCAGCAAGGCCTCGTACGTCCCGCCACCCTGCCACTGAAAACGGGCCAGTTATACCAGAGTGGTGCCGTAGACGTCGATTTAGCGACCTACCAAGCGCGCCAGTCTGACGGCAGGCTCGTGCCCGGATTGTTTATCTGGGGCCTGCCACTTAGCGGGCTGGAATGGATGACCACCGCCCTCCCACATCCCAGCGCCAACGACCATAATTTTGCCGTTGCCAACTTGATTACCGAGCAATTATTAGCCCCCCAATAA
- a CDS encoding asparaginase: MKKILAIHTGGTISMSLNDQGGVVQNEQNPLDNNEGLGLTGIEVETDELLNLPSPHMTPSAMLKIKNRIQQAAAAGIDGVVVTHGTDTLEETAYFLDLTLPNTIPVVVTGAMRSSNEIGADGVFNFKSAVEVAAADAAQNKGVLVVFNTGIYSARYVTKTHTTSVDTFKDPIYGTLGTVDHDQVIFAQQLIGSEYTEIDHVVEGVYLVKAYAGMTGELFDAINAAKPRGVVIEAMGAGNLPAVTLPAVQRLLDQQVPVVLVSRCFSGYAQPIYAYPGGGIELQSMGIVFCEQLNGPKARMKLIVGLSCGKSGRTLAEYMANALS; this comes from the coding sequence ATGAAAAAAATTTTAGCAATCCACACTGGTGGAACGATTTCCATGTCCTTAAATGACCAAGGGGGCGTGGTGCAAAACGAACAGAATCCGCTTGATAATAATGAAGGATTAGGGTTGACGGGGATCGAAGTCGAAACGGATGAACTGTTGAACCTGCCGTCGCCACACATGACCCCCAGCGCCATGTTAAAGATTAAAAACCGAATTCAACAAGCAGCGGCCGCGGGAATTGATGGGGTCGTAGTGACTCACGGAACCGATACCCTCGAAGAAACGGCCTACTTTTTGGATCTGACGTTACCCAACACGATTCCGGTGGTGGTGACGGGGGCAATGCGCTCTTCCAATGAAATTGGAGCCGATGGGGTCTTTAACTTTAAGAGTGCCGTGGAGGTCGCAGCTGCCGATGCCGCCCAGAACAAGGGAGTGTTAGTGGTCTTTAATACCGGGATTTATTCGGCCCGGTACGTGACAAAGACCCACACGACGAGCGTCGACACCTTTAAAGATCCGATTTATGGGACGCTGGGGACAGTCGACCATGACCAAGTGATTTTTGCCCAACAATTAATTGGAAGCGAGTATACTGAGATTGACCATGTTGTCGAAGGGGTTTACCTGGTAAAAGCCTACGCGGGCATGACGGGCGAGCTCTTTGACGCCATTAACGCGGCCAAGCCGCGGGGCGTGGTGATTGAAGCAATGGGAGCGGGGAATCTGCCCGCAGTGACGCTTCCCGCTGTACAACGTCTGCTAGATCAGCAGGTGCCGGTCGTACTTGTGTCCCGCTGTTTTAGTGGCTATGCCCAACCAATCTACGCCTATCCCGGCGGGGGCATTGAGTTACAGTCCATGGGAATCGTGTTTTGTGAACAACTCAACGGTCCCAAAGCCCGGATGAAGCTGATTGTAGGCTTGAGCTGTGGCAAATCCGGCCGCACCCTAGCGGAGTACATGGCCAATGCACTTTCGTAG
- a CDS encoding aldo/keto reductase produces METYTLANGMQIPKLGFGTYKLTGFSGAMAIKSAINNGYRLLDSAYNYENEGALGKGIRDADVSRSNLLVTSKLPGRYYHYDAAIRTIQESLYRSGLDYFDLYLLHWPNPKDDHYVEAWQALIAAQQFGLVRTIGVCNFLPTHLDRLNQETGVLPQINQVELHPYFNQLEQRQYDEAHGILTEAWSPLGRASEMLTDPTLIQLAHKYGKSVVQLILRWEIQLNTLPIPKSSSDQNQLSNLELFDFTIDDADMEQINHLTKPDGRTHDQDPATYEEF; encoded by the coding sequence ATGGAAACTTATACGCTAGCCAACGGGATGCAGATTCCTAAGCTTGGCTTTGGCACTTACAAATTAACTGGGTTTAGTGGCGCCATGGCCATCAAATCGGCCATTAATAACGGTTATCGTCTACTCGATAGTGCCTATAACTACGAAAATGAAGGCGCACTTGGCAAGGGGATTCGGGATGCGGACGTTAGTCGGTCCAACTTGCTGGTCACCTCTAAGTTACCCGGCCGTTACTATCACTATGACGCCGCCATTCGGACCATTCAAGAATCGCTGTATCGCAGTGGCTTGGACTACTTTGATCTGTATTTGCTTCACTGGCCGAACCCCAAGGACGATCACTACGTCGAAGCCTGGCAAGCATTAATTGCCGCCCAACAATTTGGCTTAGTGCGCACCATTGGGGTCTGCAACTTCTTACCAACTCATCTAGACCGCCTCAACCAAGAAACCGGGGTGCTCCCGCAAATTAACCAAGTGGAACTCCATCCGTACTTCAACCAACTCGAACAGCGCCAGTACGACGAAGCACACGGGATTCTCACCGAAGCCTGGAGTCCGTTAGGCCGGGCCAGCGAGATGTTAACTGATCCCACGCTCATCCAGCTGGCCCACAAGTACGGTAAGAGCGTCGTCCAACTGATTTTACGGTGGGAAATCCAGTTAAACACCTTGCCGATTCCGAAGTCCTCCAGTGATCAAAATCAGCTTAGTAATCTGGAGCTGTTTGACTTTACCATCGATGACGCGGACATGGAGCAAATCAACCACCTAACCAAACCGGATGGGCGGACGCACGACCAGGATCCCGCAACCTACGAAGAATTTTAA
- a CDS encoding Fur family transcriptional regulator produces the protein MTDKRYEEAMDRLKENNVRITPQRQIILKYMIETDEHPSVETIFHILEKTFPNLSMATVYNNLRLFKKLNLIIEMPSSDGGYRYDFFDHPHLHAACDQCNKIFDIDDPDFDKINEHFTELAKKTGFDPKVTNVEIHGVCAECQAKAE, from the coding sequence ATGACTGACAAACGTTACGAAGAAGCAATGGACCGTTTAAAGGAGAATAACGTGCGCATCACTCCTCAACGGCAAATTATTTTGAAATACATGATTGAAACGGATGAACACCCGTCAGTGGAAACCATTTTCCACATCCTGGAAAAGACCTTTCCTAACCTAAGTATGGCAACGGTTTACAACAACCTACGTTTATTTAAGAAGTTGAACCTGATCATCGAAATGCCTAGTTCTGACGGTGGGTACCGGTATGATTTCTTCGATCACCCGCACTTGCACGCTGCTTGCGACCAGTGCAACAAGATTTTTGACATTGATGACCCAGACTTCGATAAAATTAACGAACACTTCACGGAACTTGCCAAAAAAACCGGCTTTGACCCGAAGGTAACGAACGTTGAAATTCACGGAGTCTGTGCCGAATGCCAAGCTAAAGCTGAATAA
- a CDS encoding ATP-dependent DNA helicase, translating into MQKVGVRELVGFILRSGDLNSALSSFNTPQAGTRIHQRLQRKRSQSYQAEYALQTEVECAGEPLLIHGRADGAILHETSAELEEIKSSDVEFNQLPANQLTLYWGQVKLYAALLMREQPQLTQVTMKLTYVQTPDEIITQTEQTIERDAALDFLTSIVQEYAEWRKLQQQLASERLQSAQTLTFPFPAYRAGQRELAAAVYKSAVRGKQLLAEAPTGTGKTISTLFPAIKAFATTPLERIFYLTAKQSTRRVAEAALDQLRQHGLRVKSITLTAKEQIQFPEEQTLTPEENPYFLGYYDRLKPALKAILTEQRHLTPDLIQTYARKYILDPFEFSLDVSLFCDVIIGDYNYLFDPVVRLQRFFAATNDRQFFLVDEAHNLVDRAREMYSTSLSAVDLENTLALIPENKPNHAVRLKFKNLRRHFRRLQTALDAGELQSDNVDLDDGFTNAVTQLTTALRKWLPQQPAGPKLDPILQFFFACTTYLKITELFGSNFRFRLLQQDHHVTVRLFCLDAAPFISEQLDAGRGAVLFSATLSPLDYYQQVLGDNPETLKYQLPSPFPINSQTILIATYINTTYNQRTNSLAKIIASIHELVTSRPGNYLIFAPSHAYLEQIYAAYRQQFPTQPVTVQTAAMTTDERDQFLAAFQQPTTKPVVGFALLGGLFSEGIDLVGDKLIGVAIVGVGLPGLNPETNLIQAYYEARNGQGFAFAYQLPGLNHVFQAAGRVVRSMQDHGVVLLLDQRFAQARYRTWFPATWNHYRLVHNLSELQQQLQAFWHQHHDL; encoded by the coding sequence ATGCAAAAGGTGGGGGTGCGTGAACTCGTAGGATTTATCCTGCGCAGTGGCGATTTAAACAGTGCGTTGAGTAGTTTTAACACGCCCCAGGCCGGAACTAGGATTCACCAGCGCCTCCAACGCAAGCGATCGCAGTCCTACCAGGCGGAGTATGCGTTGCAAACCGAAGTGGAGTGCGCGGGCGAACCGTTACTGATTCACGGGCGCGCCGATGGGGCCATTCTTCATGAAACCAGTGCCGAGTTAGAGGAAATCAAATCATCAGACGTCGAGTTCAACCAGCTTCCCGCGAACCAACTCACCCTGTACTGGGGGCAGGTAAAGCTCTATGCGGCGTTATTAATGCGCGAACAACCCCAACTGACTCAGGTCACCATGAAGTTAACCTACGTCCAAACTCCCGATGAAATCATTACTCAAACTGAGCAAACGATTGAGCGGGATGCGGCGCTCGACTTCTTAACTTCCATTGTTCAAGAATACGCAGAGTGGCGCAAACTCCAACAACAGCTGGCCAGCGAGCGCCTGCAGTCTGCTCAAACCCTCACGTTCCCCTTCCCGGCCTACCGAGCCGGCCAGCGGGAACTGGCGGCCGCCGTCTACAAATCCGCGGTGCGGGGAAAGCAGCTCCTCGCAGAAGCACCCACCGGGACCGGGAAAACCATTTCCACCCTGTTTCCAGCCATCAAGGCCTTCGCCACAACCCCGCTGGAACGCATTTTCTACTTAACCGCCAAACAGAGTACTAGGCGGGTTGCCGAAGCCGCCCTGGATCAGTTACGCCAGCATGGGCTCCGAGTAAAAAGCATCACGCTCACCGCTAAGGAGCAGATCCAGTTCCCCGAGGAACAAACGTTAACCCCCGAGGAAAATCCCTACTTTCTGGGGTACTACGACCGGTTAAAACCCGCTCTCAAAGCGATTTTGACCGAACAGCGGCACCTGACCCCCGACCTGATTCAAACCTACGCACGGAAATACATACTGGATCCCTTTGAGTTTTCGTTAGACGTCAGCCTGTTCTGTGACGTCATCATCGGCGACTATAACTACCTGTTTGATCCCGTCGTCCGGTTACAACGTTTCTTTGCGGCTACCAACGACCGCCAGTTCTTTTTGGTGGATGAAGCCCATAACCTGGTCGACCGGGCGCGCGAAATGTACTCCACGAGTTTATCCGCGGTAGACCTCGAAAATACCCTAGCGCTAATTCCAGAAAATAAGCCTAATCATGCCGTCCGCTTGAAGTTTAAAAACCTCCGGCGCCACTTTCGCCGGTTGCAAACCGCCTTAGACGCAGGAGAGCTCCAGTCCGACAACGTCGACCTCGACGACGGCTTCACGAACGCCGTGACCCAACTCACCACCGCACTGCGCAAGTGGCTTCCCCAGCAACCCGCGGGACCAAAGCTTGATCCAATCCTGCAGTTTTTCTTTGCCTGCACGACCTATTTAAAAATCACCGAACTCTTTGGCTCCAATTTTCGGTTCCGCCTGCTCCAGCAGGATCATCACGTCACCGTGCGCCTCTTTTGTCTGGATGCCGCTCCGTTCATTAGTGAACAATTAGACGCCGGGCGGGGCGCCGTTCTGTTTTCCGCCACCCTCTCGCCCTTAGACTACTACCAACAAGTTTTAGGTGATAATCCCGAAACCCTGAAATATCAACTTCCGTCCCCTTTTCCGATTAATTCACAAACTATATTGATTGCAACTTACATTAATACAACTTATAATCAAAGAACCAATAGTTTAGCAAAAATTATAGCCAGTATCCACGAATTAGTTACTAGTCGACCGGGTAACTACCTCATCTTTGCTCCATCCCATGCCTACTTAGAGCAAATTTACGCCGCCTATCGTCAGCAATTCCCCACCCAACCGGTCACAGTCCAAACTGCTGCTATGACCACGGACGAGCGGGACCAGTTTCTCGCTGCGTTTCAACAACCGACAACAAAGCCCGTGGTCGGCTTTGCCTTGTTGGGGGGACTTTTTTCCGAAGGAATTGATTTAGTCGGAGACAAACTGATTGGGGTTGCAATCGTTGGCGTTGGTCTGCCGGGACTCAATCCGGAGACCAACTTGATTCAAGCTTACTATGAAGCCCGAAACGGCCAGGGCTTCGCATTTGCGTACCAACTCCCGGGACTGAACCACGTCTTTCAAGCAGCCGGGCGGGTCGTGCGCAGTATGCAGGATCATGGGGTCGTTTTGCTGTTAGACCAGCGCTTTGCCCAAGCTCGGTACCGGACCTGGTTCCCAGCGACCTGGAACCACTACCGCCTTGTCCATAATCTATCCGAGTTACAACAGCAACTCCAGGCTTTTTGGCACCAGCACCATGATTTATAA
- a CDS encoding NADP-dependent oxidoreductase produces MEIPKQMKAFRFNHYGDIAENQRTAVPTVGPQDVLVYVRNSGLNPVDYKIQAGKLKTLFSFQLPLTMGNEFAGEVVQVGSQVQNFVVGDRVYGRPDNEHTGTLADYIAVPAQEIALLPDELDFQAASGVPLTGLTSYQALVELGHVQPGQKVFIQAGAGGIGTMAIQIAKALGAYVTTTASPEKTALVRSLGADQVINYHENYFADVLFHYDLVFDTLGGKYLRDSFKIVRPGGHVVTINGLPTYQFGQRHGFGLAKSLLFGAVSAPLRRLARKYRVHYDFLIMHPSGTQLQVLSQLIEAETLLPIIDRIYAFGETQAAYDYLESGHAQGKVIVNVNN; encoded by the coding sequence ATGGAAATTCCTAAGCAAATGAAAGCTTTTCGTTTTAATCATTATGGTGACATCGCCGAGAACCAGCGCACGGCGGTTCCAACCGTTGGACCGCAGGACGTGCTGGTGTACGTGCGGAACTCCGGGTTAAATCCGGTTGACTATAAGATCCAAGCGGGGAAGCTTAAAACCCTCTTTTCGTTTCAATTACCCCTGACCATGGGAAATGAGTTTGCAGGAGAAGTCGTGCAGGTCGGCAGTCAGGTCCAGAACTTTGTGGTCGGTGACCGGGTCTATGGTCGTCCGGATAATGAGCACACGGGGACGCTAGCCGATTACATCGCAGTTCCCGCGCAGGAAATAGCACTTTTACCCGATGAGTTAGACTTTCAGGCGGCGAGTGGAGTCCCCCTGACGGGTTTGACTAGTTACCAAGCGCTCGTTGAACTGGGGCACGTGCAACCTGGCCAAAAGGTCTTCATTCAAGCCGGCGCCGGTGGAATTGGGACGATGGCCATCCAAATTGCGAAAGCGTTGGGCGCCTACGTTACCACCACGGCGAGTCCCGAGAAGACCGCGCTGGTGCGCTCGCTGGGGGCCGACCAGGTGATTAACTATCACGAGAACTACTTTGCGGATGTGCTGTTTCACTATGATTTGGTGTTTGACACCCTCGGCGGCAAGTACCTCCGCGACAGCTTTAAAATCGTGCGGCCCGGGGGGCACGTGGTCACGATTAATGGGTTACCGACCTATCAATTCGGGCAGCGCCACGGCTTTGGCCTAGCAAAGTCCTTGTTGTTTGGGGCAGTTAGTGCCCCGCTGCGACGCCTCGCCCGGAAATACCGGGTGCACTATGACTTTTTGATCATGCATCCGAGTGGCACCCAACTGCAGGTACTTAGTCAGTTAATCGAAGCCGAAACGTTACTGCCAATCATTGATCGCATCTATGCCTTTGGCGAAACTCAAGCTGCCTACGACTACCTTGAAAGTGGGCACGCCCAGGGGAAAGTGATTGTAAACGTGAATAACTAG
- a CDS encoding LBP_cg2779 family protein gives MAYIDEEFSNLATELIKYEEKHNFDDNQMAVALHMTVERYHDIKSMWSEPNADETKLIQDFLLHNK, from the coding sequence ATGGCATACATTGACGAAGAGTTTAGTAACCTCGCCACTGAACTAATTAAATACGAAGAAAAGCATAATTTTGATGATAATCAAATGGCCGTTGCCCTCCACATGACGGTGGAACGCTACCATGACATCAAAAGCATGTGGTCGGAACCAAACGCGGATGAAACCAAGCTGATTCAGGACTTCTTACTTCACAATAAATAA
- a CDS encoding oxidoreductase: protein MTMKTVLVTGASSGMGYQIAQRLAQTGYQVFGAARHVERMEPLAAVGVIPLQLDVTKEESRTAVVHQLMERGQRIDAVVNAAGYGSFGAQETVSDAEAKRQFEVNVFGLMALNRLILPYMRTQHAGRIINISSIAGRFSSPLAGWYFASKHALETLSDSLRMEVRSFGIQVILIEPGVVKSRWEAIAMHHLDEAVAGTVYEDQAHAFQQNMDRTYASQHASEPAIIAQTVQKALESKHPRPRYVVGYLAKPIVWLTHWLPTWLQDWLIPQLM from the coding sequence ATGACAATGAAAACAGTCTTAGTAACTGGAGCCAGTTCAGGAATGGGCTATCAGATTGCGCAGCGGTTAGCCCAGACCGGATACCAGGTATTTGGAGCCGCCCGGCACGTGGAACGGATGGAACCCTTAGCAGCAGTTGGAGTGATTCCACTGCAATTGGACGTGACGAAGGAAGAGTCCCGCACGGCGGTCGTGCACCAGCTGATGGAGCGGGGGCAGCGGATTGATGCCGTCGTAAATGCCGCCGGTTACGGTTCGTTTGGAGCCCAGGAAACGGTTAGTGATGCAGAAGCCAAGCGCCAATTTGAAGTCAACGTGTTTGGCTTAATGGCGTTGAATCGGTTAATCCTGCCGTACATGCGGACCCAACACGCTGGACGCATCATCAACATTTCGTCAATCGCCGGACGGTTCAGTAGCCCGCTGGCGGGGTGGTACTTTGCCTCGAAGCACGCCTTAGAAACCCTGAGTGATTCACTGCGGATGGAGGTCCGGTCGTTTGGGATTCAAGTGATCCTGATTGAACCCGGGGTGGTGAAGAGTCGGTGGGAAGCAATTGCGATGCACCATCTAGACGAAGCGGTCGCGGGAACGGTGTACGAGGATCAGGCTCATGCCTTCCAACAGAACATGGATCGGACGTATGCTTCTCAACATGCGTCTGAGCCCGCAATAATTGCGCAAACGGTTCAAAAGGCGTTAGAATCGAAGCATCCACGCCCCCGTTACGTAGTGGGGTACCTAGCGAAACCGATTGTCTGGTTAACGCACTGGTTGCCAACGTGGCTCCAGGATTGGTTAATTCCGCAGTTAATGTAA